From a single Aggregatilinea lenta genomic region:
- a CDS encoding B3/B4 domain-containing protein — MLTFRYDDDLLARYPAIRGGVILARNLHNGPTPPDLIEAYLSEQRATNARIGDTPLSQIPSLAAWRRAFSAFGVEPTKYRNAAESLLRRLTKQGNIPSINMLVDLENMISIRYGLPVAFFDERSIHGSMTVRFATGDENFTDLGELDPVHPAEGEVIFVDETGQVNARRWCWRQSEQSAARDDTTGLLITIEGLHEDAEQDVQSAVDELQTLLVAYIPEVDLQAKILSPDDPMFTEEPPEA; from the coding sequence ATGCTGACGTTCCGGTATGACGACGACCTGCTGGCCCGCTACCCGGCGATTCGCGGCGGGGTGATTCTGGCGCGCAATCTGCACAACGGACCCACCCCGCCCGACCTGATCGAAGCGTACCTGTCCGAGCAGCGCGCGACGAATGCCCGCATCGGGGATACGCCGCTGTCCCAGATCCCCAGTCTGGCGGCGTGGCGTCGCGCCTTCAGCGCGTTCGGCGTCGAGCCAACCAAGTACCGAAACGCCGCCGAGTCGCTGCTGCGCCGCCTGACCAAGCAGGGCAACATCCCCTCGATCAATATGCTGGTGGATCTGGAAAACATGATCAGCATCCGCTACGGGCTGCCGGTGGCATTCTTCGACGAACGCAGCATTCACGGGTCGATGACCGTGCGCTTCGCCACCGGCGACGAGAACTTCACCGATCTGGGCGAGCTGGACCCGGTGCACCCCGCCGAGGGCGAAGTGATCTTTGTGGACGAGACGGGGCAGGTCAACGCGCGGCGGTGGTGCTGGCGTCAAAGCGAGCAAAGCGCCGCCCGTGACGATACGACCGGCCTGCTGATCACCATCGAAGGGCTGCACGAAGACGCGGAGCAGGACGTACAAAGCGCCGTGGACGAGCTGCAAACGCTGCTGGTGGCCTACATCCCCGAGGTCGATCTCCAGGCGAAGATCCTCTCCCCGGACGATCCGATGTTTACGGAAGAACCGCCGGAGGCGTAG
- a CDS encoding non-heme iron oxygenase ferredoxin subunit gives MTRFVTIANVSEIGPGDREVFDVEEHYIAVFNVDGTYYAIEDVCTHDDGPLADGELYGFQIECPRHGARFDIRTGAVLSMPAVIPVPRYDVRVEGDEIQIGFED, from the coding sequence GTGACACGGTTTGTCACCATCGCAAACGTATCCGAGATCGGTCCTGGTGACCGCGAAGTATTCGACGTCGAGGAACACTACATCGCCGTATTCAACGTGGACGGCACGTACTACGCGATCGAAGATGTCTGCACCCACGACGACGGTCCGTTGGCGGACGGTGAGCTGTACGGGTTCCAGATCGAGTGCCCGCGTCACGGCGCGCGCTTCGATATCCGCACCGGGGCCGTGCTGAGTATGCCCGCCGTCATCCCCGTGCCGCGCTACGACGTGCGCGTCGAGGGCGACGAGATCCAGATCGGCTTTGAAGACTGA